A single region of the Plantactinospora soyae genome encodes:
- a CDS encoding glycoside hydrolase family 44 protein — translation MRRRPVLPLFVSASLLVSASLVGAGGAPVLATGPAPAEPGPTLEVDLAADRHPISPHIYGMNFTDEALAEELALPVRRWGGNATTRYHYRYDTTNRASDWFFENITEANDNPEALPDGSSTDRFVEQDRRTGTDTVLTVPLIGWAPKARDGSCGFSVAKYGPQQSTDEWRPDCGNGVRPDGTPVTGNDPLDTSVPVGPEYVREWLGHLTAKYGTAAEGGVKFYNLDNEPDIWHSTHRDVHPTGASSVELRDQAYAIGAAVKEADPTAATLGPVGWGWTSWDHSGLDQEVCGRTGCWANPPDRPARDGLPFTTWYLQQMKKYDDEHRQRVLDYFDMHFYPQASGVAFGNGNDPATNALRLRSTRALWDPSYTDESWINTQVRLVPRMKELVAANYPGTKTAVTEYNWGALDHINGALTQADVLGIFGREGLDLATLWAPPGATQPGAYAFRMYRNYDGAGGRFGDVGVRATSADQEKLSVYAAERSADGALTVLVVNKSGVEQTSQLSLRGRTASTAKVYRYGAADLTSIVRAPDQQIQVPPPVAGAPSGYLTHSYPADSVTLFVVDRPAPPTPSLTVGYRNLDRSPADAEIRPAIRLENSGTVPVNLSRVTVRYWFTRDSDRSPVQAGCDRATLGCAKVTRRVVALSTPRPGADGYLEVGFTPEAGVMSTAGQVGPVELRLRKADRSRFSEPDDHSWRPARPNFEASTRITVHLDGVRIAGVEP, via the coding sequence ATGCGCCGCAGACCCGTCCTGCCGCTCTTCGTCAGCGCGTCACTTCTCGTCAGCGCGTCGCTCGTCGGCGCCGGAGGAGCCCCCGTCCTCGCCACCGGGCCGGCCCCCGCCGAACCCGGGCCGACGCTCGAGGTCGACCTCGCCGCCGACCGGCACCCGATCAGTCCGCACATCTACGGCATGAACTTCACCGACGAGGCCCTGGCCGAGGAACTGGCCCTGCCAGTACGGCGCTGGGGCGGCAACGCCACCACCCGCTACCACTACCGGTACGACACCACCAACCGCGCCTCGGACTGGTTCTTCGAGAACATCACCGAGGCCAACGACAATCCCGAGGCGCTGCCGGACGGCTCGTCCACGGACCGCTTCGTCGAGCAGGACCGGCGTACCGGCACCGACACGGTGCTCACCGTTCCGTTGATCGGCTGGGCGCCGAAGGCCCGGGACGGCTCGTGCGGCTTCTCGGTCGCCAAGTACGGCCCACAGCAGAGCACCGACGAGTGGCGCCCCGACTGTGGCAACGGGGTCCGGCCCGACGGCACGCCGGTGACCGGCAACGACCCGCTGGACACCAGCGTGCCGGTCGGCCCGGAGTACGTCCGGGAGTGGCTCGGCCACCTCACCGCCAAGTACGGCACGGCGGCCGAGGGCGGGGTCAAGTTCTACAACCTGGACAACGAGCCGGACATCTGGCACTCCACCCACCGGGACGTACACCCGACCGGGGCGAGTTCGGTGGAACTGCGCGACCAGGCGTACGCGATCGGCGCGGCGGTCAAGGAGGCCGACCCGACGGCGGCGACGCTCGGCCCGGTCGGGTGGGGCTGGACCTCGTGGGACCACTCGGGACTGGACCAGGAGGTCTGCGGGCGTACGGGGTGCTGGGCGAACCCGCCCGACCGGCCGGCCCGGGACGGGCTGCCGTTCACCACCTGGTACCTGCAACAGATGAAGAAGTACGACGACGAGCACCGGCAGCGGGTGCTGGACTACTTCGACATGCACTTCTACCCGCAGGCCTCCGGGGTCGCGTTCGGCAACGGCAACGACCCGGCCACCAACGCGCTGCGGCTGCGTTCGACCCGGGCGCTCTGGGATCCGTCGTACACCGACGAGAGCTGGATCAACACCCAGGTCCGGCTGGTACCCCGGATGAAGGAACTGGTCGCGGCGAACTACCCGGGTACGAAGACGGCGGTCACCGAGTACAACTGGGGCGCGCTGGACCACATCAACGGGGCGTTGACCCAGGCCGACGTACTCGGGATCTTCGGTCGGGAGGGGCTGGACCTGGCGACGCTCTGGGCCCCGCCGGGCGCGACCCAGCCGGGCGCGTACGCCTTCCGGATGTACCGCAACTACGACGGCGCGGGCGGCCGGTTCGGTGATGTCGGAGTCCGGGCGACAAGTGCGGACCAGGAGAAGCTCTCCGTCTACGCGGCTGAGCGCTCCGCGGACGGTGCCCTCACCGTTCTGGTGGTGAACAAGAGCGGCGTGGAGCAGACCAGCCAGTTGTCGCTGCGCGGCCGGACGGCGTCGACCGCCAAGGTCTACCGGTACGGCGCCGCCGACCTCACCTCGATCGTCCGCGCGCCCGACCAGCAGATCCAGGTGCCGCCACCGGTGGCCGGAGCGCCCAGCGGCTACCTGACTCACAGCTACCCGGCCGACTCGGTGACCCTGTTCGTGGTGGACCGGCCGGCTCCACCGACGCCGTCGCTGACGGTCGGGTACCGGAACCTGGACCGGTCGCCGGCGGACGCCGAGATCAGGCCGGCGATCCGGTTGGAGAACTCCGGCACCGTGCCGGTCAACCTGTCCCGGGTCACCGTCCGTTACTGGTTCACCCGGGACTCCGACCGGAGCCCGGTGCAGGCAGGGTGCGACCGGGCCACGCTCGGCTGCGCCAAGGTCACCCGGCGGGTGGTGGCGCTGTCGACGCCCCGCCCCGGCGCGGACGGCTACCTGGAGGTCGGATTCACCCCGGAGGCCGGGGTGATGTCGACGGCCGGGCAGGTCGGTCCGGTCGAACTGCGGCTCCGGAAGGCGGACCGGTCCCGGTTCTCCGAGCCGGACGACCACAGCTGGCGGCCCGCAAGGCCGAACTTCGAGGCCAGCACCCGGATCACCGTCCATCTGGACGGGGTACGGATCGCCGGAGTCGAGCCGTAG
- a CDS encoding glucose 1-dehydrogenase: MPGLFSVEDKAVLVTGGTRGIGLMIAQGFVEAGAKVIISSRKPDVCTEAAERLSAYGSCVAIPADISTTAGASRLAEEVLAQVPALDVLVNNAGATWGAPLEAYPESAFDKLWAVNVKAVFQLTTALLPALRASASADDPARVINIGSIDGIRVPWMEVYAYSATKAAVHMLTRSLAHQLAPEHITVNAIAPGPFESKMMAFALDDPATRATIEHQVPLGRIGRPDDMAGAAIYLASRAGAYLTGAVIPVDGGITTHG, encoded by the coding sequence ATGCCAGGTCTGTTCTCGGTCGAGGACAAGGCGGTGCTGGTCACCGGCGGCACCCGGGGGATCGGTCTGATGATCGCCCAGGGCTTCGTCGAGGCCGGAGCGAAGGTGATCATTTCGTCCCGCAAACCGGACGTCTGCACCGAGGCCGCCGAGCGGCTCTCCGCGTACGGCAGCTGCGTCGCGATCCCGGCTGACATCTCGACGACGGCCGGGGCGAGCCGGCTCGCCGAGGAGGTGCTGGCGCAGGTGCCGGCGCTGGACGTACTGGTCAACAACGCCGGTGCGACCTGGGGGGCGCCGCTGGAGGCGTATCCGGAGAGCGCCTTCGACAAGCTCTGGGCGGTCAACGTCAAGGCGGTCTTCCAGTTGACCACCGCGCTGCTGCCCGCGCTCCGGGCCTCGGCGAGCGCCGACGACCCGGCCAGGGTGATCAACATCGGCTCGATCGACGGCATCCGGGTGCCGTGGATGGAGGTGTACGCCTACTCGGCCACCAAGGCCGCCGTGCACATGCTGACCCGTAGCCTGGCCCACCAGCTCGCTCCCGAGCACATCACGGTCAACGCGATCGCCCCGGGACCGTTCGAGAGCAAGATGATGGCGTTCGCGCTCGACGATCCGGCCACCCGGGCCACGATCGAGCATCAGGTGCCACTCGGCCGGATCGGTCGTCCCGACGACATGGCCGGGGCCGCGATCTACCTCGCCTCGCGAGCCGGCGCGTACCTCACCGGAGCGGTCATCCCGGTCGACGGCGGCATCACCACGCACGGCTGA
- a CDS encoding SsgA family sporulation/cell division regulator, with product MSVIRPTTVEVETSLRLVAPDATALPVRASLRYDPADPYAVHVLFHAESAGGEAVSWSFARELLVTGLDEPAGIGDVRVWPWATPRGDFVALALSSPDGNALFEVPRSVLVRFLRRTYVVVPRGREGDHLDVDTAVNRLLAGR from the coding sequence ATGAGTGTCATCCGACCGACCACGGTCGAGGTCGAGACGTCGTTAAGGCTCGTTGCACCTGACGCCACGGCCCTGCCCGTGCGCGCCAGTCTGCGCTACGACCCAGCCGACCCGTATGCGGTCCATGTCCTGTTCCATGCGGAATCCGCCGGAGGCGAAGCGGTCAGCTGGTCCTTCGCGCGGGAACTGCTCGTCACCGGCCTCGACGAGCCAGCCGGCATCGGCGACGTCCGGGTCTGGCCGTGGGCCACGCCCCGCGGCGACTTCGTCGCGCTCGCGCTCTCGTCGCCGGACGGCAACGCACTGTTCGAGGTGCCACGGAGCGTTCTGGTCAGGTTCCTGCGCCGGACGTACGTGGTGGTGCCCCGGGGCCGGGAGGGGGATCACCTCGACGTCGACACCGCCGTCAACCGGCTCCTGGCCGGTCGCTGA
- a CDS encoding TIGR02611 family protein, whose amino-acid sequence MATKPSSMEKAAPTGASRVNGAGAGVRSGVPGTVEERRYDVPDDERVTRGEWSGSGPETGTDVDAEEPLDPFVLETRRQRVRTTLEIIRANPTGRIALKVFVAVAGAIVVTLGLALIPLPGPGWLIVIGGLGIWAVEFHWAKRLLNFTRRHVQGWARWVRDQSLLVRLVIGSVGLVFVALVVWLSVRASFGIDLIAQAMHYIATH is encoded by the coding sequence ATGGCTACGAAACCATCCTCAATGGAGAAAGCGGCTCCAACAGGGGCGTCGAGGGTGAACGGGGCCGGCGCCGGGGTCCGCTCCGGTGTTCCGGGGACGGTCGAGGAGCGGAGGTACGACGTGCCGGACGACGAGCGCGTCACGCGGGGGGAGTGGTCGGGGTCCGGTCCGGAGACGGGGACGGACGTCGACGCCGAGGAGCCACTGGACCCGTTCGTGCTGGAGACCCGTCGACAGCGGGTACGCACCACGCTGGAGATCATCCGAGCCAATCCCACCGGCCGGATCGCGTTGAAGGTCTTCGTGGCGGTCGCCGGTGCGATCGTCGTCACTCTCGGTCTCGCGTTGATTCCATTGCCGGGGCCGGGCTGGCTGATCGTCATCGGCGGTCTGGGTATCTGGGCGGTGGAGTTCCACTGGGCCAAACGGCTGCTCAACTTCACCCGTAGGCACGTACAGGGTTGGGCCCGTTGGGTACGCGACCAGTCACTCTTGGTGCGGCTCGTTATCGGATCGGTCGGTCTGGTCTTCGTCGCCCTCGTGGTCTGGCTGTCGGTGCGGGCCAGTTTCGGGATCGATCTCATTGCCCAGGCGATGCACTATATCGCGACCCACTGA